The sequence TTCATTAATTCCCTGTTGAAGAAAGTCCAAAATAGCCGGCATTTTTTGTATCGCTCTGTCTATTTTTGGATTTGAGCCGGGCTTATAAGCGCCCACATTGACCAAATCTCTGTTTTGCTGGTAAGTCGAGTACAAGCTGCGTAATTCCCGCACCATTTTTAAATGGTCGTCGTCGACTATGTCGGTGAGCACCCGGCTGACCGACGCTTCAATATCAATGGCGGGGAAATGCCCGGCATCGGCCAGAGCCCGGGTCAGAACAATATGACCATCCAATACACCCCGCGCCGAATCAGCCACCGGGTCATTATGATCATCGCCCTCAGTGAGCACGGTATAAAAAGCGGTAATGGAGCCGCCGCCCTCATCACCGTTACCGGCCCGCTCCACTAAACGCGGGAGCTTGGCAAACACCGAAGGAGGATAACCCTTAGTTGCAGGGGGTTCATCGATAGCCAGCGCTATTTCACGATGCGCCTGCGCATATCGGGTCAATGAATCCATCAACAGCAGGACATCAAGCCCCTGATCACGAAAATACTCGGCAATGCTGGTCGCCAGAAGCGCGCCATTGGTCCGCATCAAGGGGGGGTAATCGGCCGGCGTTGCGACAACAACGGCGCGTTTCAAACCATCTTCACCCAAAATTTTCTGAACGAATTCATTAACCTCGCGACCCCGCTCGCCAATCAACCCCACGACAACAACATCGGCCGTCGTAAATTTTGTCATCATGCCCAGCAGCACGCTTTTTCCGACCCCCGTTCCTGCGAACAACCCCATCCTTTGACCCCTGCCTACGCATAACAGCGCATTGATAGCCCGGATGCCGACATCCAAAGGTTCTCTAATCGGCTTTCTGCTGAGAGGATTGATCGGGATCCCCGTTAATGAGACGCGCGCCTCGGTGATTAATGGCCCTTTATTATCCAGGGGATTGCCTGAACCATCCAGAACCCGGCCCAGCAAGTCGAATCCCACTTTAGCCAGTGACTCAACACCCAAAGGAATTACACGGCAGTCGGGTTCGAGGCCATGAGGATCGCCTATCGGCATGAGGAATATTTTCTCACCTGCAAAACCCACAACCTCAGAAGGTATCATGCGTCCGCTTTTTGTCTCGACCATACAACGCGAACCAATTGGCGCTCGGCATCCTACCGCTTCCAGTGTCAAGCCCACCATACGGGAAAGCTTTCCTTCTACTATCAGCTGGGGGTGATCATGTAGCCTTTCGCGATAAGGTTTTAAGCGATCCAACCAAATTTCAGAACGGTTTTCAATCAAGCTCATAGCTCTTCATCTCCACTTCGACCGCCCCCAAGCACTTTGGCGATAACCGCTGAAACCCGGGTTTCTATGGTCGCATCGACCCGCGACATTTCCGTATCAACCTTACAACCGCCCCGGGTAATCAGTGGATCTTCAATTAAAACCCAGGGCGGAGAAATTTCATCCAGCACCAATACGGTACGCACCAATTCCGCATCTGCGGGGTGCAGGGTCAGTGTTATTTTCTGAGAGGCAACCGGCAAAATACCTACCGCCTCTCTGACTGCAGCAACAATTTGCCCAGGATCCATCTTGATTTCCCGACGAATGATCTGAGTAGCCAGGGTTATCGCCAGTTTGACCAGTTCGTTTTCTACGGCCTCATCCAGATTTTTCAAAGGTTCGCTGAGCATTTCCATCACTTTGGATAATTCGGCGGCCTGATGGCTCAAAAGCTGAAAATTTTCTTCATAGCCTTTCTTTAGCCCTTCCTCATATCCTTTTGCTTGTCCTTCTTGATGGCCTTGTGCAAAGCCCTCTTCGTGGCCTTTGGCAAAAGCCTCTTCTTGGGCTTTTTCCTGCATTTGCTCAATTTCGCTGACCGTCATTAATGGCGAACGGTTGCTTTCCGGTTCTGTCTGCTGGTTTTCGCTGTCGTCTTCCGAGACATTGGGTAAGGCCCACAGGCTGAGTAATTCTAGCTCTTCCTCAGTAAAACGACCGCCGTTAGACAAGCTCATC comes from Methylicorpusculum oleiharenae and encodes:
- the fliH gene encoding flagellar assembly protein FliH, producing the protein MSLSNGGRFTEEELELLSLWALPNVSEDDSENQQTEPESNRSPLMTVSEIEQMQEKAQEEAFAKGHEEGFAQGHQEGQAKGYEEGLKKGYEENFQLLSHQAAELSKVMEMLSEPLKNLDEAVENELVKLAITLATQIIRREIKMDPGQIVAAVREAVGILPVASQKITLTLHPADAELVRTVLVLDEISPPWVLIEDPLITRGGCKVDTEMSRVDATIETRVSAVIAKVLGGGRSGDEEL
- the fliI gene encoding flagellar protein export ATPase FliI; this encodes MSLIENRSEIWLDRLKPYRERLHDHPQLIVEGKLSRMVGLTLEAVGCRAPIGSRCMVETKSGRMIPSEVVGFAGEKIFLMPIGDPHGLEPDCRVIPLGVESLAKVGFDLLGRVLDGSGNPLDNKGPLITEARVSLTGIPINPLSRKPIREPLDVGIRAINALLCVGRGQRMGLFAGTGVGKSVLLGMMTKFTTADVVVVGLIGERGREVNEFVQKILGEDGLKRAVVVATPADYPPLMRTNGALLATSIAEYFRDQGLDVLLLMDSLTRYAQAHREIALAIDEPPATKGYPPSVFAKLPRLVERAGNGDEGGGSITAFYTVLTEGDDHNDPVADSARGVLDGHIVLTRALADAGHFPAIDIEASVSRVLTDIVDDDHLKMVRELRSLYSTYQQNRDLVNVGAYKPGSNPKIDRAIQKMPAILDFLQQGINEPVDVNASIQQLAQLLADH